One stretch of Sphingomonas rosea DNA includes these proteins:
- the kdpF gene encoding K(+)-transporting ATPase subunit F: MTLELWLGGLTALGLLLYLAAALLRPERF, encoded by the coding sequence ATGACGCTCGAACTGTGGCTCGGCGGCCTGACCGCGCTTGGCCTCCTTCTCTACCTCGCTGCCGCGCTGCTGCGGCCTGAGCGCTTCTAG
- a CDS encoding TorF family putative porin, translating into MAQYSLLLVGALLASAFPLRAAAQETPRAPALTATGGVTLASQYRFRGIGLSDEKPALQGTINLNHESGAYVGAWASSLDGFGELGGSNLELDLYGGYRTELAKGVTADAGLLYYAYPGSRGGKFEFFEPYANVSGKLGPVTAKVGAAFAPAQSAIGGNSNLYLFNDNSLPIAGTPIALASHVGWSKGRTTLTPGGDYLDWSLGAQATWRNLTAGVSYVDTDIGRRDALAAGATKEIVDGAVVLSLGASF; encoded by the coding sequence TTGGCTCAGTATAGTCTTTTGCTGGTCGGCGCGCTGCTTGCCTCGGCCTTTCCCCTGCGCGCCGCAGCCCAGGAAACGCCCCGCGCACCGGCCCTGACCGCAACCGGCGGCGTCACCCTCGCCTCGCAATATCGCTTCCGCGGCATCGGCCTGTCGGACGAGAAGCCGGCGCTTCAAGGGACGATCAACCTCAACCACGAGAGCGGCGCCTATGTCGGCGCGTGGGCGTCGAGCCTCGACGGCTTCGGCGAGCTTGGCGGGTCGAACCTCGAGCTCGACCTCTACGGGGGCTACCGCACCGAACTCGCCAAGGGCGTCACCGCGGACGCGGGCCTGCTCTATTATGCCTATCCGGGAAGCCGCGGCGGCAAGTTCGAATTCTTCGAGCCCTATGCCAATGTCAGCGGCAAGCTCGGCCCCGTGACCGCCAAGGTCGGCGCCGCCTTCGCGCCGGCACAGTCGGCGATCGGCGGGAACAGCAACCTTTATCTCTTCAACGACAACAGCCTGCCCATCGCCGGAACGCCGATTGCCCTCGCCAGCCACGTCGGCTGGTCCAAGGGGCGGACCACACTGACTCCGGGCGGCGACTATCTCGACTGGTCGCTCGGCGCGCAGGCGACGTGGCGCAACCTCACCGCGGGCGTTTCCTATGTCGACACCGACATCGGCCGCCGCGACGCGCTTGCCGCCGGAGCGACCAAGGAAATCGTCGATGGCGCGGTCGTCCTGTCGCTCGGCGCGAGCTTCTGA
- a CDS encoding insulinase family protein has product MLAAAPLSIASADVQQPSATSSAWLQGAGLKADPQLRIGTLSNGMRYVIRVNKTPPKEASLRLRIDSGSLNEADDQRGLAHFLEHMVLNGTENVPEGDFVRRLERHGLRFGPDTNASTDFGQTVFKLDLPSTDKATLDEAFFLLREVAGRAKLDAAAVDRERGIVLSEERARASAAYRQSIDQLGWLYAGQRLPSRLPIGTTEVISTAPRQRLLDYYRAWYRPERATLVVVGDVDPADIKARLEAQFGDWRGVGPAGKPADEGQPQARPSAARLFVDPAVGASFNATWIRPADRSPDSVEKRRRDLEEQIAAAVLNRRLEKLAQQDGKPPFVGARSGVSDIEQTAETTSIGAQARIGEWRGSVVAVEQEQRRLVQYGVTPDELERELTGARAALEASVAAASTRTTPALAESLVAAVNRDTVVTSPEDRVAFYRSIEPSLTPERIHAAARRMFTGSGPLLYLSTPRPAATEAQLLAAWQESTRVALNPPTAQAKVAWPYDSFGAPGQVVEKREIAAIGTTLVRFANGVRLTVRPSSSRKEQVLVSVRFGNGRLAMSRDRTSPEWALAQGLILGGTGKLDADSVNRALTGKLVGASLGIEDERFVLGGGTRPADFATEMQLLAAYLTDAAWRPLGWERARATSASIHDRLESTPGGVLTRDLGYILRSGDRRWALPDRVAMRTSSIAQGRALLEPALKDGTIEVIVVGDIGVDQAIAETARTFGALAPRAAAAAEAGPMRFPAPPAEPITLFHKGREDQAMGFMAWPTTGYSQATRREARLLTLLGAVFQLRITDQLREKEGVSYSPSAGHAASATWANYGYLAAQIEAPPAKLDSFFTEAQAIAADLAAKPIDADELNRARLPLLSASTRARDGNSFWLNALEEVGTKPFVVESITSQLVDYQAVTPAMLQDAAKRYLRAGAALRIKVVKGGSAPRLLTVPAIKGPKPVTDKD; this is encoded by the coding sequence TTGCTTGCCGCCGCTCCCCTGTCCATCGCCTCGGCCGACGTCCAGCAGCCCTCCGCCACTAGCAGCGCCTGGTTGCAGGGCGCCGGTCTCAAGGCCGACCCGCAGCTCCGGATCGGCACGCTGTCGAACGGCATGCGGTACGTCATCCGGGTCAACAAGACGCCGCCCAAGGAAGCCTCGCTCCGGCTGCGGATCGACAGCGGATCGCTGAACGAAGCGGACGACCAGCGCGGCCTCGCCCACTTCCTCGAGCACATGGTGCTGAACGGGACCGAGAACGTGCCCGAGGGCGACTTCGTGCGGCGGCTCGAGCGGCATGGGCTCAGGTTCGGGCCAGACACCAATGCCTCGACCGATTTCGGCCAGACCGTCTTCAAGCTCGACCTGCCCTCGACCGACAAGGCGACGCTCGACGAAGCCTTCTTCCTGCTGCGAGAGGTCGCGGGCCGGGCGAAACTCGACGCGGCCGCGGTCGACCGCGAGCGCGGGATCGTGCTGTCCGAGGAGCGGGCCCGGGCGAGCGCTGCTTATCGGCAGTCGATCGACCAGCTCGGCTGGCTCTATGCGGGCCAGCGGCTTCCGAGCCGGCTTCCGATCGGCACCACCGAAGTCATCAGCACCGCGCCGCGCCAGCGCCTGCTCGATTATTATCGCGCCTGGTATCGGCCCGAACGGGCGACGCTGGTGGTGGTCGGCGACGTCGATCCCGCCGACATCAAGGCGCGGCTCGAAGCGCAGTTCGGCGACTGGCGGGGCGTTGGCCCTGCGGGCAAGCCCGCCGACGAGGGGCAACCCCAAGCGCGGCCGAGCGCGGCGCGGCTGTTCGTCGACCCCGCGGTCGGCGCGAGCTTCAACGCGACCTGGATCCGCCCTGCCGACCGCTCGCCCGACAGCGTGGAGAAGCGGCGCCGCGACCTCGAGGAGCAGATCGCCGCCGCGGTGCTCAATCGCCGGCTCGAGAAGCTCGCCCAGCAGGATGGCAAGCCACCGTTCGTCGGCGCGCGCTCGGGGGTGAGCGACATCGAGCAGACCGCCGAGACGACCAGCATCGGCGCGCAGGCGCGGATCGGCGAGTGGCGCGGGTCGGTCGTCGCGGTCGAGCAGGAACAGCGCCGGCTGGTGCAATATGGAGTCACCCCGGACGAGCTCGAGCGCGAGCTGACAGGGGCCCGCGCGGCACTCGAGGCAAGCGTCGCGGCTGCTTCGACCCGGACGACCCCGGCGCTTGCCGAAAGCCTGGTCGCGGCGGTCAATCGTGACACGGTGGTGACCTCGCCCGAGGATCGCGTCGCCTTCTACCGGAGCATCGAACCGTCGCTGACTCCCGAGCGGATCCACGCCGCCGCGCGACGCATGTTCACCGGTTCGGGCCCCCTCCTCTACCTCAGCACGCCGCGGCCCGCCGCGACCGAGGCCCAACTGCTCGCGGCATGGCAGGAATCGACCAGGGTCGCGCTCAATCCGCCGACCGCGCAGGCCAAGGTCGCCTGGCCCTACGACAGCTTCGGCGCGCCGGGCCAAGTGGTCGAGAAGCGCGAGATCGCCGCGATCGGCACCACGCTCGTTCGCTTCGCCAACGGCGTCCGCCTGACGGTCCGGCCGAGCAGCAGCCGCAAGGAGCAGGTGCTGGTCAGCGTCCGCTTCGGCAATGGCCGGCTGGCGATGAGCCGCGACCGGACCAGCCCCGAATGGGCGCTGGCGCAGGGGCTGATCCTGGGCGGCACCGGCAAGCTCGACGCCGACAGCGTCAATCGCGCGCTGACCGGCAAGCTCGTCGGTGCGTCGCTCGGGATCGAGGACGAGCGGTTCGTGCTCGGCGGGGGCACCCGTCCAGCCGATTTCGCGACCGAGATGCAGCTCCTCGCCGCTTATCTCACCGACGCCGCATGGCGGCCGCTCGGCTGGGAGCGCGCGCGGGCGACTTCGGCCAGCATCCACGACCGGCTCGAAAGCACGCCGGGCGGGGTCCTCACCCGCGACCTCGGCTACATCCTGCGCAGCGGGGACAGGCGCTGGGCGCTGCCCGACCGGGTGGCGATGCGGACCAGCAGCATCGCGCAGGGCCGTGCGCTGCTCGAGCCGGCGCTCAAGGACGGGACCATCGAGGTGATCGTGGTCGGCGATATCGGGGTCGACCAGGCGATTGCCGAGACGGCCAGAACCTTCGGTGCGCTCGCACCCCGTGCGGCTGCTGCCGCCGAGGCTGGACCGATGCGCTTCCCCGCGCCGCCGGCCGAGCCGATCACGCTCTTTCACAAGGGCCGCGAGGATCAGGCGATGGGGTTCATGGCGTGGCCGACGACCGGTTATTCGCAGGCGACCCGCCGCGAGGCGCGGCTCCTTACGCTTCTTGGCGCGGTCTTCCAGCTGCGGATCACCGACCAGCTGCGCGAAAAGGAAGGCGTCAGCTATTCGCCGAGCGCGGGGCATGCGGCCTCGGCGACTTGGGCGAACTACGGCTATCTCGCCGCGCAGATCGAAGCGCCACCGGCCAAGCTCGACAGCTTCTTCACCGAAGCGCAGGCCATCGCCGCCGACCTTGCAGCCAAGCCAATTGACGCGGACGAGCTCAACCGCGCGCGCCTTCCCTTGCTGTCCGCGAGCACCCGCGCCCGCGACGGGAACAGCTTCTGGCTGAACGCGCTCGAGGAAGTCGGCACCAAGCCGTTCGTGGTCGAGAGCATCACCAGCCAGCTGGTGGACTATCAGGCGGTAACGCCCGCGATGCTCCAGGATGCGGCGAAGCGCTATCTCAGGGCCGGGGCAGCACTGCGGATCAAGGTCGTGAAGGGCGGCTCCGCTCCGCGCCTGCTGACCGTGCCGGCCATTAAGGGACCCAAGCCGGTGACCGACAAAGATTGA
- a CDS encoding protein-L-isoaspartate O-methyltransferase codes for MMDFSAARRAMVDSQLRPQAVTDPLVVAAMAVVPRERFVPESAAASAYIDRIVPIGGGRSMSPPASLGRMLTELQCRQGERVLVIGAGTGYSAAVLADMGLIVTAVESDAALAARLGEVEGIEVVSGPLEQGAPDGAPYDIILVDGQVEQLPDALVEQLRIGGRIAACIVENGVPRLMTGTRSVHGFGLKSVADASMAPLPGFARPHAFTF; via the coding sequence ATGATGGACTTTTCCGCTGCACGCCGTGCGATGGTCGACAGCCAGCTGCGCCCGCAGGCCGTGACCGACCCGCTGGTCGTGGCGGCGATGGCGGTCGTCCCGCGCGAGCGCTTCGTGCCAGAAAGCGCGGCGGCGAGCGCCTATATCGACCGCATCGTGCCAATCGGCGGCGGCCGCTCCATGAGCCCGCCCGCCAGCCTCGGCCGGATGCTGACCGAACTCCAATGCCGCCAGGGCGAGCGCGTGCTCGTGATCGGGGCCGGCACCGGCTACAGCGCCGCAGTGCTCGCCGACATGGGTCTGATCGTCACCGCGGTCGAGAGCGACGCGGCGCTGGCGGCACGACTCGGCGAGGTCGAGGGCATCGAGGTCGTCAGCGGCCCGCTCGAACAGGGCGCCCCCGACGGTGCCCCCTACGACATCATTCTCGTCGACGGTCAGGTCGAGCAACTTCCGGATGCGCTGGTCGAGCAACTCCGCATTGGCGGCCGCATCGCCGCCTGCATCGTCGAGAATGGCGTTCCGCGGCTGATGACCGGGACACGTTCGGTTCATGGCTTCGGGCTCAAGTCGGTCGCCGACGCGAGCATGGCGCCGCTGCCCGGCTTCGCCCGTCCCCACGCCTTCACTTTCTAG
- a CDS encoding TolC family outer membrane protein, which produces MSRLLACCATAALVIASPAVADTLRDALVSTYRTNPTLNAQRESLRSTDANVAIARSAGRPAVSGVVGVNRDLTRSGILDTGGSKGPTISGGVDLSVPLFSGGRVKNSIAAARTRVEAGRATLRAVEGDVFTDAVSAYMDVIRDRAIVELNDNQIRVLSTNLEATRDRFQIGDVTRTDVAQSESRLSLQRAQLANAQSRLAASEENYRRIIGRAPGALASPPPLPPLPASADEAVRIAIAQNPDIIAIVRQAEAAGLDVRTVRADRLPTVSGTLSGDYLNRTNVPNGLPNSGTQTSIGINTRIPLYQGGLPAARIRQAQAIEGQTLEQVIGTERLVVANTRSAFAAYQATQRAISANDVAVQAATLALEGARAERSVGTRTVLDVLNAEQELLNAQVQTVSARRDAYVAGFQLLNALGQAEADDLGLDGGPLYDPLGNYRRVSGSWNDWAGEGRHTPQSTRTVTSSETPVAGPPEGVTTRPR; this is translated from the coding sequence TTGTCACGCCTTCTCGCCTGCTGCGCCACCGCCGCTCTGGTGATCGCCAGCCCGGCCGTGGCCGACACCCTGCGCGACGCACTGGTCTCGACCTATCGCACCAATCCGACCCTGAACGCGCAGCGTGAGTCGCTCCGTTCGACCGATGCCAACGTCGCCATCGCGCGCTCCGCCGGTCGTCCCGCGGTCAGCGGCGTGGTCGGGGTCAACCGCGATCTCACCCGCTCGGGCATCCTCGACACCGGCGGGTCGAAGGGGCCGACTATCTCGGGCGGCGTCGACCTCAGCGTCCCGCTTTTCTCGGGCGGCCGGGTCAAGAATTCGATCGCCGCGGCCCGCACCCGGGTCGAGGCCGGGCGCGCGACGTTGCGCGCGGTCGAGGGTGACGTCTTCACCGACGCCGTTTCGGCCTACATGGACGTGATCCGCGACCGTGCGATCGTCGAGTTGAACGACAACCAGATCCGCGTTCTCTCGACCAATCTCGAGGCGACCCGCGACCGCTTCCAGATCGGCGACGTCACCCGTACCGACGTCGCGCAGAGCGAGTCGCGCCTCAGCCTCCAGCGCGCGCAGCTCGCCAACGCCCAGTCGCGCCTTGCCGCGAGCGAGGAAAATTATCGCCGGATCATCGGCCGTGCGCCGGGCGCGCTCGCCTCGCCGCCGCCGCTTCCGCCCCTCCCGGCCAGCGCCGACGAGGCGGTCCGGATCGCGATTGCGCAGAACCCCGACATCATCGCCATCGTCCGTCAGGCCGAGGCCGCCGGGCTCGACGTCCGCACCGTCCGCGCCGACCGCCTGCCGACCGTCTCGGGCACGCTGAGCGGCGACTATCTAAACCGGACCAACGTCCCCAACGGCCTACCCAATTCCGGCACGCAGACCAGCATCGGCATCAACACCCGCATTCCGCTTTATCAGGGCGGCCTGCCCGCGGCGCGGATCCGGCAGGCGCAGGCGATCGAGGGCCAGACCCTCGAGCAGGTGATCGGCACCGAGCGCCTCGTCGTCGCCAACACCCGGTCGGCCTTCGCTGCCTACCAGGCGACGCAGCGCGCGATCTCGGCCAACGACGTCGCCGTCCAGGCCGCGACGCTCGCGCTCGAAGGCGCCCGCGCCGAGCGCAGCGTCGGCACCCGCACCGTGCTCGACGTCCTCAACGCCGAGCAGGAATTGCTCAACGCACAGGTCCAGACCGTCAGCGCACGCCGCGATGCTTATGTCGCGGGCTTCCAGCTTCTGAACGCGCTCGGCCAGGCCGAAGCCGATGACCTCGGCCTCGACGGCGGTCCGCTCTACGATCCGCTCGGCAACTATCGCCGCGTGTCCGGAAGCTGGAACGACTGGGCGGGCGAGGGGCGGCACACGCCGCAGTCGACTCGTACCGTTACGAGCTCCGAAACCCCGGTCGCGGGGCCGCCCGAGGGGGTGACAACGCGTCCGCGTTAA
- a CDS encoding DUF2497 domain-containing protein, translated as MPGREPSMEDILASIKKVIAEEKELRTTVQAGPIGDGSPAPASEENEDDAHVLELDDPVVEELHLPDVDLGPPLVSEDAAEASRAKLVALQEVAAAAPPPPSVNPLEQVVRDMLRPILKEWLDQHLPAIVDEHVKREIGRITGQPL; from the coding sequence ATGCCCGGCCGCGAACCCTCGATGGAAGACATCCTTGCGTCGATCAAGAAAGTGATCGCGGAGGAAAAGGAGCTGCGCACCACGGTGCAGGCCGGGCCGATCGGGGATGGGTCGCCCGCGCCGGCTTCGGAGGAAAACGAGGACGACGCCCACGTGCTCGAACTCGATGATCCGGTGGTCGAGGAACTGCACCTCCCCGACGTCGACCTCGGCCCCCCGCTCGTCAGTGAGGATGCCGCAGAGGCCAGCCGCGCCAAGCTCGTCGCGTTGCAGGAAGTCGCCGCCGCCGCGCCCCCGCCGCCGTCGGTCAATCCGCTCGAGCAGGTGGTCCGCGACATGCTTCGCCCGATCCTCAAGGAATGGCTCGATCAGCACCTGCCGGCGATCGTCGACGAGCATGTGAAGCGCGAGATCGGCCGCATCACCGGGCAGCCGCTCTAG
- a CDS encoding S9 family peptidase yields MIKRLALLAAAAAIVAPAVATARPMTATDMQSMRRLGSPEVAPDGRYAVFTLSTTDLEKNKRSNVLHILDLTKPGSAPQPLAGAEGAHDAVFGPDGALYFLKAVGERDQLHRMPIGGQATQISEFGADISGFKLSPAGNAVLVWADQKDCPDLTCATVRFAGKEGGSGRTYDQLFVRHWDTWAEPGVKSRIFTFPVVNGRLTGLGTRVTGGLVGDTPSKPFGGGEEISWSKDGRTVFFALREAGRIEPTSTNLDIFAAPADGSSQPTNLTDDNDGTDTLPTVSPDGRTLAYVSMARAGYEADRQVLKLRDIATGQVRALTQGWDRSVGSIAWAPDGKSILVTADDTLETPVFRVDVRSGKVARLTGEGHTGNVRQLPNGTVLYTSNSIQAPDDLYMLRGKAKPVQLTAVNKSLLAELDPVTVDRFSFTGANGDKVWGIKIKPVTDKPLPIAFVVHGGPQGSFGNGWSYRWNPRAFAGLGSGYGVVSVDFHGSTGYGQAFTDSIRNNWGGWPLEDLQKGLAFATSQDKQLQADNACALGASYGGYMMNWIEGQWPDRFKCIVQHDGVFDARAMAYETEELWFDEWEHGGKTYYEDPAAFEKWNPVNHVAKWKTPQLVITGEKDFRIPYTQGIAAFTALQRRNIPSRLVVFPDENHWVLKPQNSIQWYREVGNWLNKWTAATPPAQ; encoded by the coding sequence ATGATCAAGCGTCTTGCCCTCCTCGCGGCCGCTGCCGCCATTGTCGCCCCTGCCGTCGCCACCGCGCGGCCGATGACCGCCACCGACATGCAGTCGATGCGTCGTCTCGGCAGCCCCGAGGTTGCGCCCGACGGTCGCTATGCCGTCTTCACCCTCTCGACTACCGATCTCGAGAAGAACAAGCGTAGCAACGTCCTCCACATCCTCGACCTGACGAAGCCGGGCAGCGCACCGCAGCCACTGGCGGGCGCCGAGGGCGCGCACGACGCGGTGTTCGGACCCGACGGCGCGCTCTACTTCCTCAAGGCGGTCGGCGAGCGCGACCAGCTGCACCGCATGCCGATCGGCGGCCAGGCGACCCAGATCAGTGAATTCGGCGCCGACATCTCCGGCTTCAAGCTGTCGCCCGCGGGCAACGCGGTCCTCGTCTGGGCCGACCAGAAGGACTGCCCCGATCTCACCTGCGCCACCGTCCGCTTCGCCGGCAAGGAAGGCGGCTCGGGCCGCACCTATGACCAATTGTTCGTGCGCCACTGGGACACCTGGGCCGAGCCCGGCGTCAAGAGCCGCATCTTCACCTTCCCGGTGGTCAACGGCCGCCTGACCGGCCTCGGTACCCGGGTCACCGGCGGGCTCGTCGGCGACACGCCCTCGAAGCCCTTCGGCGGCGGCGAGGAGATCAGCTGGTCGAAGGATGGCCGGACGGTCTTCTTCGCGCTGCGCGAGGCGGGTCGGATCGAGCCGACCTCGACCAACTTGGACATCTTCGCCGCGCCCGCCGACGGTTCGTCCCAGCCGACCAACCTCACCGACGACAATGACGGCACCGACACGCTGCCGACCGTCTCGCCCGACGGCCGGACGCTCGCTTATGTCTCGATGGCCCGCGCGGGCTACGAGGCTGACCGCCAGGTCTTAAAGCTGCGCGACATTGCCACCGGCCAGGTCCGGGCGCTGACCCAGGGCTGGGACCGCTCGGTCGGCTCGATCGCCTGGGCCCCCGACGGCAAGTCGATCCTCGTCACCGCCGACGACACGCTCGAGACCCCGGTCTTCCGCGTCGATGTGCGCAGCGGCAAGGTCGCGCGCCTGACCGGCGAGGGCCACACCGGCAACGTCCGCCAGCTTCCCAACGGCACCGTGCTCTACACTTCCAACAGCATCCAGGCGCCGGACGACCTCTACATGCTCCGCGGCAAGGCCAAGCCGGTCCAGCTCACCGCGGTGAACAAGTCGCTGCTGGCCGAGCTCGACCCCGTCACGGTCGACCGCTTCAGCTTTACCGGTGCCAATGGCGACAAGGTCTGGGGCATCAAGATCAAGCCGGTGACCGACAAGCCGCTGCCGATCGCCTTCGTCGTCCACGGCGGCCCGCAGGGCAGCTTCGGCAACGGCTGGTCCTACCGCTGGAACCCGCGTGCCTTCGCGGGCCTCGGCTCGGGCTATGGCGTGGTCAGCGTCGATTTCCACGGGAGCACCGGCTACGGCCAGGCCTTCACCGACTCGATCCGCAACAACTGGGGCGGGTGGCCGCTCGAGGACCTCCAGAAGGGCCTCGCCTTCGCCACCAGCCAGGACAAGCAGCTCCAGGCCGACAATGCCTGTGCATTGGGCGCCAGCTACGGCGGCTACATGATGAACTGGATCGAAGGCCAATGGCCCGACCGCTTCAAGTGCATCGTCCAGCATGACGGCGTGTTCGACGCCCGCGCCATGGCCTACGAGACCGAGGAGCTGTGGTTCGACGAGTGGGAGCATGGCGGCAAGACCTATTACGAGGACCCCGCCGCGTTCGAGAAGTGGAACCCGGTCAACCACGTCGCCAAGTGGAAGACCCCGCAGCTGGTGATCACCGGCGAGAAGGATTTCCGCATTCCCTACACCCAGGGGATCGCCGCCTTCACCGCCCTCCAGCGCCGCAACATCCCCTCGCGCCTCGTCGTGTTCCCGGACGAGAACCACTGGGTGCTCAAGCCCCAGAACTCGATCCAGTGGTACCGCGAGGTCGGCAACTGGCTGAACAAGTGGACCGCCGCGACGCCGCCTGCACAATGA
- a CDS encoding valine--tRNA ligase has translation MSTELPKTFEPGPIEARWYDHWEHSGQFRPSRGEAEPFTIVMPPPNVTGSLHIGHALDNTLQDILTRRARMQGKDALWVVGTDHAGIATQMVVERQMAERQQKRTDFARDDFVAKVWEWRHESGGQITRQLRRLGASCDWSNERFTMDEGFSKAVLKVFVELHKRGRIYRDKRLVNWDPRFGTAISDLEVETKEVAGKFWTLRYPLADGSGHIEVATTRPETMLADMAVAVHPEDARYTALVGKQIKLPITGRLIPIVADEHADPELGSGAVKVTPGHDFNDFEVGKRAGFKAGEMLNMLDAAAYVCQTQDGLVPDELVGRERFDARRRVVELLDEAGALVKVEDRTIATPFGDRSGVVIEPWLTDQWYVDVKPLADRAMEATRSGAIRIVPESWAKTWYNWLENIQPWCVSRQLWWGHRIPAWYDADGTPFVAETEAEARALAGDDRELVQDPDVLDTWFSSALWPFATLGWPEETADLKRHYPNDVLISGFDILFFWDARMAMQGLEFMDEVPWKTLYLHGLVRDAAGQKMSKSKGNTVDPLGLIDKYGADALRFTLTAMESQGRDIKLDEKRVEGYRNFATKLWNAARFLQMNGVGPSASIEAPAATQPVNRWIIGEVVGTLGKLDRAFDELRFDGMADAIYHFTWGSFCDWYVELIKGSFDDETRAVAAWAFDQILVMLHPFMPFVTEELWHGMGTRPYDLIVAKWPEPKASVDPAAKAEIDSLIDVVAGVRTLRAELNIPWTATLVPHVLGGSDAALAQLRKGEAILARMVKIGVPIAADAPPAGSAQILAAGATIAFPLGDAIDLDAEKARLAKAIEAAAKERDSLAARLANPAFAERAKPEAVAKARADHETRSAEAERLSAALARLG, from the coding sequence ATGAGCACCGAACTGCCGAAGACCTTCGAGCCGGGCCCGATCGAGGCCCGCTGGTACGACCATTGGGAACACTCGGGCCAGTTTCGCCCGAGCCGCGGCGAGGCCGAGCCCTTCACCATCGTCATGCCGCCGCCCAATGTCACGGGCAGCCTCCACATCGGTCACGCGCTCGACAACACGCTGCAGGACATCCTGACCCGCCGCGCCCGCATGCAGGGCAAGGACGCGCTGTGGGTCGTGGGCACCGACCATGCCGGCATCGCCACCCAGATGGTGGTCGAGCGGCAGATGGCCGAGCGCCAGCAGAAGCGCACCGACTTCGCCCGCGACGACTTCGTCGCCAAGGTCTGGGAGTGGCGGCACGAGAGCGGCGGCCAGATCACCCGCCAGCTCCGCCGCCTCGGCGCCTCGTGCGACTGGTCGAACGAGCGCTTCACCATGGACGAGGGCTTTTCGAAAGCCGTGCTCAAGGTGTTCGTCGAGCTCCACAAGCGCGGGCGCATCTACCGCGACAAGCGCCTCGTGAACTGGGACCCCCGCTTTGGCACCGCCATCTCCGACCTCGAGGTCGAGACCAAGGAAGTCGCGGGCAAGTTCTGGACGCTGCGCTATCCGCTCGCCGACGGCAGCGGCCACATCGAGGTTGCCACCACCCGGCCCGAGACGATGCTCGCCGACATGGCGGTCGCGGTTCACCCGGAGGACGCGCGCTACACCGCGCTGGTCGGCAAGCAGATCAAGCTGCCAATCACCGGCCGCCTCATCCCCATCGTCGCCGACGAGCATGCCGATCCCGAGCTTGGGTCGGGCGCGGTCAAGGTGACCCCGGGGCACGACTTCAACGACTTCGAGGTCGGCAAGCGGGCCGGCTTCAAGGCGGGCGAGATGCTCAACATGCTCGATGCCGCTGCCTACGTTTGCCAGACGCAGGACGGGCTGGTCCCCGACGAACTCGTCGGCCGCGAGCGCTTCGATGCCCGCCGCCGCGTGGTCGAACTGCTCGACGAGGCGGGCGCGCTGGTCAAGGTCGAGGACCGCACCATCGCCACCCCGTTCGGCGACCGCTCGGGCGTGGTGATCGAGCCGTGGCTGACCGACCAATGGTATGTCGACGTCAAGCCGCTCGCCGACCGCGCGATGGAGGCGACCCGCTCGGGCGCGATCAGGATCGTCCCCGAAAGCTGGGCCAAGACCTGGTACAATTGGCTCGAGAACATCCAGCCCTGGTGCGTCTCGCGCCAGCTCTGGTGGGGCCACCGCATCCCGGCCTGGTATGACGCCGACGGCACGCCCTTCGTCGCCGAGACCGAAGCCGAGGCCCGTGCGCTTGCCGGCGACGACCGCGAGCTTGTGCAGGATCCCGACGTTCTCGACACCTGGTTCAGCTCGGCGCTGTGGCCCTTCGCCACGCTCGGCTGGCCCGAGGAGACCGCGGACCTCAAGCGCCATTATCCCAACGACGTTCTCATCTCGGGCTTCGACATCCTGTTCTTCTGGGACGCCCGCATGGCGATGCAAGGGCTGGAATTCATGGACGAGGTGCCGTGGAAGACGCTCTACCTTCACGGCCTCGTCCGCGACGCCGCCGGCCAGAAGATGAGCAAGTCCAAGGGCAACACCGTCGATCCGCTTGGGCTCATCGACAAGTACGGCGCCGACGCCTTGCGCTTCACGCTGACCGCGATGGAAAGCCAGGGCCGCGACATCAAGCTCGATGAGAAGCGCGTCGAGGGCTATCGCAACTTCGCGACCAAGCTGTGGAATGCCGCCCGCTTCCTCCAGATGAACGGGGTCGGCCCGTCGGCCTCGATCGAAGCGCCCGCCGCCACCCAGCCGGTCAATCGCTGGATCATCGGCGAGGTGGTGGGGACGCTTGGCAAGCTCGACCGCGCCTTCGACGAACTGCGCTTCGACGGCATGGCCGACGCCATCTACCACTTCACCTGGGGCAGCTTCTGCGACTGGTATGTCGAGCTCATCAAGGGCAGCTTCGACGACGAGACCCGCGCCGTTGCCGCCTGGGCGTTCGACCAGATCCTCGTCATGCTCCACCCCTTCATGCCCTTCGTCACCGAAGAGCTGTGGCACGGCATGGGCACACGTCCCTACGACCTGATCGTCGCCAAGTGGCCCGAGCCGAAAGCCTCGGTCGACCCCGCCGCCAAGGCCGAGATCGACAGCCTGATCGACGTGGTCGCGGGGGTCCGCACGCTTCGCGCCGAGCTCAACATTCCGTGGACCGCGACGCTGGTGCCGCACGTCCTCGGCGGGTCGGACGCGGCGCTGGCGCAGCTGCGCAAGGGCGAGGCGATCCTCGCGCGCATGGTCAAGATCGGCGTGCCGATTGCCGCCGATGCGCCGCCGGCGGGCTCGGCCCAGATCCTCGCGGCCGGGGCGACCATCGCCTTCCCGCTAGGCGACGCGATCGACCTCGACGCGGAGAAGGCGCGTCTAGCCAAGGCGATCGAGGCGGCGGCGAAGGAACGCGACAGCCTCGCCGCGCGTCTCGCCAATCCCGCCTTTGCCGAGCGGGCCAAGCCCGAGGCCGTCGCCAAGGCGCGGGCTGACCATGAGACCAGGTCGGCCGAGGCGGAGCGACTTTCGGCCGCCTTGGCGCGTTTGGGGTGA